The Tursiops truncatus isolate mTurTru1 chromosome 6, mTurTru1.mat.Y, whole genome shotgun sequence genome includes a window with the following:
- the B3GALT9 gene encoding beta-1,3-galactosyltransferase 9 translates to MQVTFCRLRTHQWCFILFNVILFHALLFGADFVEEYFLHALPYIDMKVLEIKDKARKLNMEPLRSNLSKYYILSQSEVCKGKNIFLLSLIFSSPGNGTRRDLIRKTWGNMTSVRGHPILTLFALGMPVLVTAQQEIDKESQKNNDIIEGIFLDSAENQTLKIITMTQWAVTFCPNAQFILKVDEEMFVNLPSLVDYLLNLKEHLEDIYVGRVIHQDTPNRDPNSQEFVPFSEYPEEYYPDYCSGEAFVMSQDVARMMYVVFKEVPIMVPADVFVGICAKSIGLIPIHSSRFSGKSHIRYNRCCFKFIFTSSETTDAEMPLAWKEINSGKECTLFETYYGLISCKLLTYLDSFKLFHMGTIKNNVMYYGD, encoded by the exons ATGCAG GTGACATTCTGCAGACTTCGGACTCACCAGTGGTGTTTCATTCTGTTTAATGTTATTCTATTTCATGCCTTGCTTTTTGGGGCTGATTTTGTGGAAGAATATTTTCTGCATGCTTTGCCTTATATAGATATGAAAGTTCTTGAAATTAAGGATAAGGCAAGAAAATTGAACATGGAGCCCCTAAGAAGTAATCTTTCCAAATACTATATCCTGAGCCAGTCAGAGGTGTGTAAAGGGAAGAACATATTTTTGCTCTCTCTTATCTTCAGTAGCCCAGGAAATGGAACAAGGCGGGACCTCATCAGGAAAACCTGGGGTAACATGACCAGTGTCCGAGGGCATCCCATTCTCACACTGTTTGCTTTGGGAATGCCTGTTTTGGTGACTGCCCAGCAAGAGATAGACAAAGAGTCCCAAAAGAATAATGATATAATTGAAGGAATCTTCTTGGACAGTGCTGAGAACCAAACTCTGAAGATTATCACCATGACGCAGTGGGCTGTGACTTTCTGCCCTAACGCACAGTTCATTCTCAAGGTTGATGAAGAGATGTTTGTCAATCTACCAAGCTTGGTAGACTACCTCCTCAATCTGAAAGAACACCTTGAAGATATCTATGTAGGAAGAGTTATCCATCAGGATACACCCAACAGAGACCCTAACAGccaagaatttgtccctttcagTGAGTACCCAGAAGAGTACTACCCAGATTACTGCAGTGGTGAGGCCTTTGTTATGTCCCAAGATGTGGCTCGGATGATGTACGTAGTTTTCAAAGAAGTCCCCATTATGGTGCCTGCTGATGTGTTTGTAGGAATTTGTGCTAAATCCATTGGCCTAATACCCATACACAGTTCAAGGTTTTCTGGGAAAAGCCACATCAGATACAACAGATGTTGCTTTAAGTTCATTTTCACATCCTCAGAAACTACAGATGCTGAAATGCCCCTGGCATGGAAGGAAATTAACAGTGGGAAAGAATGTACGCTGTTTGAAACCTACTATGGGCTCATTTCCTGCAAACTTCTGACATACCTTGACAGCTTTAAACTTTTTCACATGGgtaccataaaaaataatgtcatgtatTATGGTGATTag